In Pseudomonas sp. R76, one genomic interval encodes:
- a CDS encoding TetR/AcrR family transcriptional regulator: MSDKKAQTRERILQAASAALIQRGPAEPSVGEVMGAAGLTVGGFYAHFESKDALMLEAFTQLLARRRASIDDMDAQLTGEERRALVAAFYLSRKHRDSTDQACPIPATVGEMSRLPDEFRLALNEHTELMAAQLAASPEDTDKALADMALMIGGLALARALGPGELSDRVLRAAKSAVR; the protein is encoded by the coding sequence ATGAGCGATAAAAAAGCGCAAACCCGCGAACGCATTTTGCAGGCTGCCAGCGCCGCGCTGATCCAGCGCGGCCCGGCCGAACCTAGCGTCGGTGAAGTCATGGGCGCAGCAGGGCTCACGGTCGGTGGCTTCTACGCCCACTTTGAAAGCAAAGACGCGTTGATGCTGGAGGCCTTCACCCAGTTGCTGGCCCGGCGTCGCGCATCGATTGACGACATGGACGCACAACTGACCGGCGAGGAGCGCAGAGCCCTGGTGGCGGCGTTCTACCTGTCGCGCAAGCACCGTGACTCGACGGACCAGGCGTGCCCGATACCGGCAACCGTAGGCGAGATGAGCCGCCTGCCGGATGAGTTTCGCCTGGCGCTCAATGAGCATACGGAGTTGATGGCCGCCCAATTGGCTGCCAGCCCCGAGGACACCGACAAAGCCCTGGCGGATATGGCCTTGATGATTGGCGGCCTGGCCTTGGCGCGTGCGCTCGGGCCAGGTGAATTGTCAGACCGCGTGCTACGCGCAGCCAAGTCGGCGGTGCGCTGA
- the gltX gene encoding glutamate--tRNA ligase: protein MTTVRTRIAPSPTGDPHVGTAYIALFNYCFAKQHGGEFILRIEDTDQLRSTRESEQQIFDALRWLGITWAEGPDVGGPHGPYRQSERSDIYKQYTQQLVDMGHAFPCFCTAEELDQMRAEQQARGETPRYDGRALLLSKEEVARRLAAGEPHVIRMKVPSEGVCVVPDMLRGDVEIPWDRMDMQVLMKTDGLPTYFLANVVDDHLMGITHVLRGEEWLPSAPKLILLYEYFGWEQPQLCYMPLLRNPDKSKLSKRKNPTSVTFYERMGFMPEAMLNYLGRMGWSMPDEREKFSLQEMVDNFDLSRVSLGGPIFDIEKLSWLNGQWLRDLPVEEFATRVQQWALNPDYMMKIAPLVQGRVETFSQVAPLASFFFAGGVNPDAKLFESKKLSGDQVRQLMQLILWKLESLRQWEKDAITATIQAVVESLELKLRDAMPFMFAAITGQASSVSVLDAMEILGPDLTRFRLRQALDLLGGVSKKENKEWEKLLGAIA from the coding sequence ATGACCACCGTCCGCACGCGCATTGCGCCATCGCCTACTGGGGATCCCCACGTCGGCACTGCCTACATCGCCTTGTTCAACTACTGCTTTGCCAAGCAGCACGGCGGTGAATTCATCCTGCGGATCGAAGACACCGATCAACTGCGTTCGACCCGTGAGTCGGAACAGCAGATTTTCGATGCGCTGCGTTGGTTGGGCATTACCTGGGCCGAAGGCCCGGACGTCGGTGGCCCGCACGGCCCGTATCGCCAGAGCGAGCGCAGCGACATCTACAAGCAGTACACCCAGCAATTGGTCGACATGGGCCATGCCTTCCCGTGCTTCTGCACCGCCGAAGAGCTGGACCAGATGCGCGCCGAGCAACAGGCGCGTGGCGAAACCCCGCGCTACGACGGCCGCGCACTGCTGCTGTCGAAGGAAGAAGTGGCCCGGCGCCTGGCGGCTGGCGAGCCTCACGTGATCCGCATGAAAGTGCCGAGCGAAGGCGTGTGCGTGGTGCCGGACATGCTGCGCGGTGACGTCGAAATCCCGTGGGACCGCATGGACATGCAGGTGCTGATGAAGACCGACGGCCTGCCGACGTACTTCCTGGCCAACGTGGTCGACGACCACCTGATGGGCATCACCCACGTGCTGCGCGGCGAAGAATGGCTGCCGTCGGCGCCAAAACTGATCCTGCTTTACGAATACTTCGGCTGGGAACAGCCGCAGCTGTGCTATATGCCGCTGCTGCGTAACCCGGACAAGAGCAAGCTGTCCAAGCGCAAGAACCCGACCTCGGTGACCTTCTACGAGCGCATGGGCTTTATGCCTGAAGCGATGCTCAACTACCTGGGCCGCATGGGCTGGTCGATGCCGGACGAGCGCGAGAAGTTCTCGCTGCAGGAAATGGTCGATAACTTCGACTTGTCGCGCGTGTCCCTCGGTGGGCCGATTTTCGACATCGAGAAGCTGTCGTGGCTCAATGGCCAGTGGCTTCGTGACCTGCCGGTGGAAGAGTTCGCCACGCGTGTGCAGCAGTGGGCGTTGAACCCTGACTACATGATGAAGATCGCGCCGCTGGTGCAGGGCAGGGTGGAGACGTTCAGCCAGGTCGCCCCGCTGGCCAGCTTCTTCTTTGCCGGTGGCGTGAACCCGGATGCCAAGCTGTTTGAATCCAAGAAGCTCTCGGGCGATCAGGTTCGCCAGTTGATGCAGTTGATCCTGTGGAAGCTCGAAAGCCTGCGTCAGTGGGAAAAGGACGCGATCACCGCAACGATTCAGGCGGTGGTTGAGTCCCTGGAGCTGAAATTGCGCGATGCCATGCCGTTTATGTTTGCCGCGATCACCGGGCAGGCGAGTTCGGTGTCGGTGCTTGATGCGATGGAAATTCTCGGCCCGGACCTCACGCGTTTCCGTCTGCGCCAAGCCCTTGATTTGCTTGGGGGTGTGTCGAAGAAAGAAAACAAAGAGTGGGAAAAGCTGCTGGGCGCGATCGCCTAA
- the uvrB gene encoding excinuclease ABC subunit UvrB, whose amino-acid sequence MSDFQLVTRFEPAGDQPEAIRLMVEGIEAGLAHQTLLGVTGSGKTFSIANVIAQTNRPTLVLAPNKTLAAQLYGEFKAFFPNNAVEYFVSYYDYYQPEAYVPSSDTFIEKDASINDHIEQMRLSATKALLERKDAIIVTTVSCIYGLGSPETYLKMVLHVDRGDKLDQRELLRRLTSLQYTRNDMDFARATFRVRGDVIDIYPAESDLEAIRIELFDDEVESLSAFDPLTGEVIRKLPRFTFYPKSHYVTPRETLMGAIEGIKAELVERLDYLRANNKLVEAQRLEQRTRFDLEMILELGYCNGIENYSRYLSGRESGQAPPTLFDYLPDDALLVIDESHVSVPQVGAMYKGDRSRKETLVEYGFRLPSALDNRPMRFDEFESISPQTIFVSATPGNYEAEHAGRVIEQLVRPTGLVDPQIEIRPALTQVDDLLSEITKRVALEERVLVTTLTKRMSEDLTDYLADHGVRVRYLHSDIDTVERVEIIRDLRLGTFDVLVGINLLREGLDMPEVSLVAILDADKEGFLRSERSLIQTIGRAARNLNGCAILYADRITGSMERAIGETERRRDKQIAFNLENGIIPKGVFKDVADIMEGATVPGSRSKKRKGMAKAAEESAKYENELRSPSEITKRIRQLEEKMYQLARDLEFEAAAQTRDEIGKLRERLLAV is encoded by the coding sequence ATGTCGGATTTCCAGCTCGTCACCCGTTTTGAACCCGCCGGCGACCAACCCGAAGCCATTCGCCTGATGGTTGAAGGCATCGAGGCCGGCCTGGCGCACCAGACGCTGCTCGGGGTGACCGGTTCAGGCAAGACCTTCAGCATCGCCAACGTGATTGCGCAGACCAACCGCCCGACGTTGGTGCTGGCGCCGAACAAAACCCTGGCCGCGCAGTTGTACGGCGAGTTCAAGGCGTTCTTCCCGAACAACGCGGTGGAGTACTTCGTTTCCTACTACGACTACTACCAGCCCGAAGCCTACGTGCCGTCGTCCGACACCTTTATCGAGAAGGATGCGTCGATCAACGACCACATCGAGCAGATGCGGCTGTCGGCGACCAAGGCGCTGCTGGAGCGCAAGGACGCGATTATCGTCACCACGGTGTCGTGCATCTACGGCCTGGGCAGCCCGGAAACCTATTTGAAGATGGTGCTGCACGTTGATCGCGGCGACAAGCTCGACCAGCGCGAGCTGCTGCGTCGCCTGACGAGCTTGCAGTACACCCGCAATGACATGGACTTTGCCCGCGCCACCTTCCGTGTGCGCGGTGATGTGATCGACATCTACCCGGCCGAATCCGACCTCGAAGCCATCCGCATTGAGCTGTTCGACGACGAAGTCGAGAGCCTGTCGGCCTTCGACCCGTTGACCGGCGAAGTGATTCGCAAGCTGCCGCGCTTCACCTTCTACCCGAAAAGCCACTACGTGACCCCGCGCGAAACGCTGATGGGCGCCATCGAGGGCATCAAGGCCGAGTTGGTCGAGCGCCTGGACTACCTGCGCGCCAACAACAAGCTGGTGGAAGCCCAGCGCCTGGAGCAGCGCACCCGTTTCGACCTGGAGATGATCCTGGAGCTGGGCTACTGCAACGGCATCGAAAACTACTCGCGCTACCTCTCGGGTCGCGAATCCGGGCAGGCGCCGCCCACCTTGTTCGATTACCTGCCGGATGACGCCTTGCTGGTGATCGACGAATCCCATGTCAGCGTGCCGCAGGTGGGCGCGATGTACAAAGGTGACCGCTCGCGTAAGGAAACCCTGGTGGAATACGGCTTCCGTTTGCCATCGGCGCTGGATAACCGGCCGATGCGCTTCGACGAGTTCGAGAGCATCAGCCCGCAGACGATCTTCGTCTCGGCCACACCGGGTAACTACGAAGCCGAGCATGCTGGCCGCGTGATCGAGCAACTGGTGCGCCCGACCGGTCTTGTGGACCCGCAAATCGAAATCCGCCCGGCGCTGACCCAGGTCGATGACTTGCTCTCGGAAATCACCAAGCGCGTGGCCCTGGAAGAGCGGGTGCTGGTCACCACGCTGACCAAGCGCATGTCCGAGGACTTGACCGATTACCTGGCCGACCATGGCGTGCGTGTGCGCTATTTGCACTCGGACATCGACACGGTGGAACGCGTCGAGATTATCCGCGACCTGCGCCTGGGCACCTTTGACGTGCTGGTGGGCATTAACCTGTTGCGCGAAGGCCTGGACATGCCGGAAGTGTCGCTGGTGGCGATCCTGGATGCGGACAAGGAGGGCTTCCTGCGCTCCGAGCGCTCGCTGATCCAGACCATCGGCCGCGCGGCGCGTAACCTCAATGGCTGCGCGATTCTCTACGCGGACCGCATCACCGGCTCCATGGAGCGGGCGATTGGCGAGACCGAGCGCCGGCGTGACAAACAGATCGCCTTCAACCTCGAGAACGGCATCATCCCCAAAGGCGTGTTCAAGGACGTCGCCGACATCATGGAAGGCGCCACCGTGCCGGGCTCGCGCAGCAAGAAGCGCAAGGGCATGGCCAAGGCCGCCGAAGAAAGTGCCAAGTACGAGAACGAATTGCGCTCGCCGAGTGAGATCACCAAGCGAATCCGGCAGTTGGAAGAGAAGATGTACCAACTGGCGCGGGACCTTGAGTTTGAGGCCGCGGCGCAGACGCGCGATGAGATCGGCAAGCTGCGGGAGCGGTTGTTGGCTGTTTGA
- a CDS encoding amino acid aminotransferase, translating to MSLFSAVEMAPRDPILGLNEAFNADTRTTKVNLGVGVYCNEEGKIPLLRAVAEAEAIRVAQHAARGYLPIDGIVAYDQAVQKLLFGADSPLLSAGRVITAQAVGGTGALKIGADFLKQLLPNAVVAISDPSWENHQALFEKAGFPVQTYRYYDAATHDVNRAGLLEDLNALPPQSIVVLHACCHNPTGVDLSPADWQQVLDVVKAKNLVPFLDMAYQGFGDGIHEDAAAVRLFAESGLTFFVSSSFSKSFSLYGERVGALSIVSESKEESARILSQVKRVIRTNYSNPPTHGAAIVAAVLNNPELRAQWEAELAEMRLRIRGMREQMVAELAKAAPGHDFSFVGRQRGMFSYSGLTVEQVTRLRTEFGIYALDTGRICVAALNQSNIGAVTKAIVQVL from the coding sequence ATGAGCCTGTTCTCCGCTGTCGAAATGGCACCACGCGATCCAATCCTGGGCCTCAACGAAGCATTCAACGCCGACACACGAACCACCAAGGTCAACCTTGGCGTGGGCGTTTACTGCAACGAGGAGGGGAAGATTCCACTCTTGCGTGCCGTTGCCGAAGCGGAAGCCATTCGCGTGGCGCAACACGCCGCCCGTGGCTACTTGCCGATTGACGGCATCGTCGCCTACGACCAGGCCGTGCAAAAGCTGCTGTTCGGTGCTGACTCGCCACTGCTGAGCGCCGGCCGTGTGATCACCGCACAAGCCGTCGGCGGCACCGGCGCGCTGAAAATCGGCGCTGACTTCCTCAAGCAACTGCTGCCCAATGCCGTGGTTGCGATCAGCGACCCAAGCTGGGAAAACCACCAGGCACTGTTCGAAAAAGCCGGTTTCCCGGTGCAGACCTACCGCTACTACGACGCCGCCACCCATGACGTGAACCGCGCCGGCCTGCTTGAAGACCTCAACGCCCTGCCGCCACAGTCCATCGTGGTGTTGCACGCCTGCTGCCACAACCCGACCGGCGTCGACCTGAGCCCGGCCGACTGGCAACAAGTGCTGGACGTGGTCAAGGCCAAGAACCTGGTGCCGTTCCTCGACATGGCCTACCAGGGCTTTGGCGACGGCATCCACGAAGACGCCGCTGCCGTGCGCCTGTTCGCTGAATCCGGCTTGACCTTCTTTGTCTCCAGCTCGTTCTCCAAATCGTTCTCGCTGTACGGCGAACGCGTAGGCGCGCTGTCGATCGTCAGCGAGTCCAAGGAAGAAAGCGCGCGCATCCTGTCCCAGGTCAAGCGCGTGATCCGCACCAACTACTCCAACCCGCCGACCCACGGCGCGGCGATTGTGGCGGCGGTGCTGAACAACCCTGAGCTGCGTGCCCAGTGGGAAGCGGAACTGGCTGAAATGCGCTTGCGCATCCGTGGCATGCGTGAGCAGATGGTCGCCGAACTGGCCAAGGCTGCGCCAGGCCACGACTTCAGCTTCGTCGGTCGCCAGCGCGGGATGTTCTCCTACTCCGGCCTGACCGTTGAGCAAGTCACCCGTTTGCGCACCGAGTTTGGTATCTACGCGCTCGACACCGGCCGCATCTGTGTGGCCGCACTGAACCAGTCGAACATTGGCGCGGTAACAAAGGCGATTGTTCAGGTTCTATAA
- the ptrR gene encoding putrescine utilization regulator PtrR: MDLVQLEIFKAVAEQGSISAAAQLIHRVPSNLTTRIKQLEQDLGVELFIREKSRLRLSPAGWNFLGYARRILDLVQEARATVAGEEPQGAFALGSLESTAAVRIPALLAAYNQKHTKVELDLSTGPSGTMIEGVLSGRLAAAFVDGPVLHATLEGVAVFEEEMVVIAPLHHAPITRGQDVAGESIYTFRSNCSYRHHFERWFSQDGAVPGKIFEMESYHGMLACVSAGAGLALMPRSMLESMPGFTAVSVWPLTDSFRILNTWLIWRRGTVSQSLNSFVKLLEERGLVATQI; encoded by the coding sequence TTGGACCTGGTGCAGTTGGAAATCTTCAAGGCCGTTGCCGAGCAAGGCAGCATCAGCGCCGCCGCGCAGTTGATTCATCGCGTGCCGTCGAACCTGACCACGCGTATCAAGCAACTCGAGCAGGACTTGGGCGTGGAGCTGTTTATCCGCGAGAAGAGCCGCCTGCGGCTGTCGCCGGCCGGGTGGAATTTCCTCGGTTATGCGCGGCGTATTCTCGACTTGGTGCAAGAAGCCCGCGCAACGGTGGCCGGAGAGGAGCCCCAGGGCGCGTTTGCGCTGGGTTCGCTGGAGAGCACAGCGGCGGTGCGCATTCCAGCTTTACTGGCGGCGTATAACCAGAAACACACCAAGGTCGAGCTGGACCTGAGCACCGGGCCGTCGGGCACGATGATCGAGGGCGTGTTGTCGGGGCGCCTGGCGGCGGCGTTTGTCGATGGGCCGGTGTTGCATGCCACGCTGGAAGGGGTGGCAGTGTTTGAGGAGGAGATGGTGGTGATCGCGCCGCTGCACCACGCACCGATCACGCGCGGGCAGGATGTGGCGGGGGAGAGCATCTACACCTTTCGCTCGAATTGCTCGTATCGCCATCACTTTGAGCGCTGGTTTTCACAGGATGGTGCGGTGCCGGGCAAGATCTTCGAGATGGAGTCCTACCACGGCATGCTCGCCTGCGTCAGCGCCGGGGCCGGCCTGGCACTGATGCCGCGCAGCATGCTGGAAAGCATGCCGGGGTTTACGGCGGTGAGTGTGTGGCCGTTGACCGACTCGTTCCGTATCCTCAATACCTGGCTGATCTGGCGTCGGGGCACGGTGTCCCAGAGTTTGAACAGTTTTGTGAAGTTGCTGGAAGAGCGCGGTCTGGTAGCCACTCAGATTTAA
- a CDS encoding aldehyde dehydrogenase family protein, producing the protein MNAISHQTHALSINPASGETVASYPYETEAQLDAALNRATAAFRTWRRQPVSQRAEWLLALAGALRDQAEDMAQMITLEMGKPIAQARAEIEKCAQLSEWYAAQGPAMLAPEPTLVDNGSAQIEYRPLGPIFAVMPWNFPVWQVLRGAVPTLLAGNTYVLKHAPNVMGSAYLIQQAFHKAGFADGIFEVVNVTNDGVSKAIADPRIAAVTLTGSVRAGIAIGSQAGAALKKCVLELGGSDPFIVLNDADLDAAVQAAVIGRFQNSGQVCAAAKRLIIEEGVVEAFTAKFLEASRALVMGDPTSTSTYVGPMARFDLRDELHGQVQATLEEGATLLLGGNKVPGVGNYYEPTVLANVTDQMTSFKQELFGPVASIITARDADHAVALANDSEFGLTASIFTTDAAKAREIANRLETGGIFVNAFSVSDPRVAFGGVKKSGFGRELSHFGVREFCNAQTVWLDRK; encoded by the coding sequence ATGAACGCTATTTCTCACCAGACCCACGCCCTGTCGATCAACCCCGCCAGCGGCGAAACGGTTGCCAGCTACCCCTACGAAACCGAGGCGCAACTGGACGCGGCCCTGAACCGCGCCACCGCAGCCTTCCGCACCTGGCGCCGCCAGCCGGTCAGCCAGCGTGCCGAATGGCTGCTGGCCCTGGCCGGTGCCCTGCGTGACCAAGCCGAAGACATGGCGCAGATGATTACCCTGGAAATGGGCAAGCCCATCGCCCAGGCCCGTGCCGAAATCGAAAAATGCGCGCAACTCAGCGAATGGTATGCCGCCCAAGGCCCGGCCATGCTCGCCCCGGAACCGACGCTGGTGGACAACGGCAGCGCCCAGATCGAATACCGCCCGCTGGGCCCGATCTTTGCGGTCATGCCGTGGAATTTCCCGGTGTGGCAAGTGCTGCGCGGTGCCGTGCCGACCTTGCTGGCCGGTAACACCTACGTGCTCAAACATGCCCCTAACGTGATGGGCAGCGCCTACCTGATCCAGCAAGCGTTCCACAAAGCCGGTTTCGCCGACGGCATTTTTGAAGTGGTCAACGTCACCAACGACGGTGTCTCCAAGGCCATCGCCGACCCACGCATCGCCGCCGTGACGCTGACCGGCAGCGTGCGCGCCGGCATCGCCATCGGCTCCCAGGCCGGTGCCGCGCTGAAGAAATGCGTACTGGAACTGGGCGGTTCCGACCCGTTTATCGTGCTCAACGACGCTGACCTCGACGCTGCCGTGCAAGCCGCCGTGATCGGGCGTTTCCAGAACAGCGGGCAAGTCTGCGCCGCCGCCAAGCGCCTGATCATCGAAGAAGGCGTGGTGGAAGCCTTCACCGCTAAATTCCTTGAAGCCAGCCGCGCATTGGTGATGGGCGACCCGACCTCGACCAGCACCTACGTCGGCCCGATGGCCCGCTTCGACCTGCGCGACGAGCTGCACGGCCAGGTCCAGGCCACGTTGGAAGAAGGCGCAACCCTGCTGCTGGGGGGCAATAAAGTACCTGGCGTCGGCAACTACTATGAGCCGACCGTGCTGGCCAACGTCACCGACCAGATGACCTCGTTCAAACAGGAACTGTTCGGCCCCGTTGCCTCGATCATCACCGCCCGCGACGCAGACCACGCCGTGGCCCTGGCTAACGACAGCGAGTTCGGCCTGACCGCCAGCATCTTCACCACCGACGCGGCCAAGGCACGGGAGATTGCCAACAGGCTGGAAACCGGCGGGATCTTCGTCAACGCCTTCAGCGTGTCCGACCCTCGGGTGGCGTTTGGCGGTGTGAAAAAGAGTGGGTTCGGGCGGGAGCTGTCGCACTTTGGTGTGCGGGAATTCTGCAACGCGCAGACGGTGTGGCTGGATCGCAAGTAA